The following are encoded in a window of Corythoichthys intestinalis isolate RoL2023-P3 chromosome 8, ASM3026506v1, whole genome shotgun sequence genomic DNA:
- the LOC130919913 gene encoding B-cell receptor CD22-like isoform X2 codes for MSQSGEVSEWGGKYAQETICGLTGTTVILNCSFWYPQMHNGQIIKVERTLWFTKGANDQPEDLRKDFKYTDRLDLNCQVNWCTLSIRELRKSDEGKYKFKFITNATGGQYTVMSGVTLKVTDLNIQKSWWYRTPNLSCHSECDLDSPSYIWYENGRKRLDLNSKEITASSNYLSYSCALRGHEQHLSPPVCWGPSCDKVVYLYKSICALKGSDVDIACTYGHHKTVREKSWFRPDNGNTWNVPSVSSTWQLDQRYFTTDVDGKRSGLLIKNVTESDSAEYRFKFSEWGSDLPGTILTVTAAQVQVIKAENKDSDTVALLSCHTSCSPASYLYWCWVKDGHENVGRPTWKKEQIITLRPGEYITCAVENYPLSVSPPLYALEAPRVLLSNKSDILEGDLLTLTCIADTPTSSRHRWYKKCRTSDCEVMRYGEKLVFSSIQSSDSAEYFCAVENDLGEKMSQSVVIDVKYAPRFSNLLVSPSNVTEGQPVNLTCSSDANPAASYTWYKDQTMLQGSERNYVFNSIRAEDGGSFYCKAHNKYGNVISSQVVVDIQYVPRLPSISARPFSHVSMGFSVRLTCTSDANPAASYFWFKDNEESPNSMGAVFNIINFQLHNEGAYHCEARNVRGSRRATLLLREENFRSWLQGALTVVAVRYAIAGILLILLIVTVLLFWKKTTSKGRMHFKSQPNTSEDSSRDQLEELMVFSEHSPIHSNVTNNKTDHNEDDYENVVDTVIKCGGQASG; via the exons a tgtcccagagTGGGGAGGTGAGTGAATGGGGAGGGAAATACGCTCAGGAGACCATCTGTGGTCTGACAGGAACCACAGTGATCCTCAACTGCTCCTTCTGGTACCCACAAATGCACAACGGCCAAATCATAAAGGTCGAAAGGACACTGTGGTTCACGAAAGGTGCCAACGATCAACCTGAAGATCTGAGGAAGGACTTCAAGTACACTGATCGTCTAGACCTAAACTGTCAAGTCAACTGGTGCACTTTGTCAATCAGAGAGCTGAGAAAGAGCGACGAGGGCAAATACAAGTTCAAATTCATAACGAACGCGACCGGAGGACAATACACTGTCATGTCTGGAGTCACTCTGAAAGTCACTG ATCTCAATATACAAAAGTCTTGGTGGTACAGAACTCCGAATCTGAGTTGTCACAGTGAGTGTGATTTGGACTCTCCTTCGTACATCTGGTATGAGAATGGAAGAAAAAGATTAGACTTGAACTCCAAAGAGATCACAGCATCATCAAATTACCTGAGCTACTCCTGTGCTTTAAGAGGACACGAACAGCATTTGTCTCCTCCAGTGT GTTGGGGCCCCTCATGTGACAAGGTGGTTTATCTCTACAAAAGTATCTGCGCCCTCAAAGGCTCCGATGTGGACATTGCTTGTACTTACGGCCACCACAAGACGGTACGGGAAAAATCCTGGTTCCGCCCAGACAATGGCAACACTTGGAATGTTCCCTCAGTGTCGAGTACATGGCAGTTGGACCAGCGTTATTTCACTACTGACGTGGATGGCAAACGATCGGGTCTACTAATCAAAAATGTGACAGAGAGTGATTCTGCAGAGTATCGCTTCAAATTCTCAGAATGGGGAAGCGATTTACCTGGAACAATATTGACAGTAACAG CTGCGCAGGTGCAGGTGATCAAGGCCGAAAACAAAGATTCTGACACGGTCGCTTTGCTGTCCTGTCACACAAGTTGCAGTCCTGCATCATATTTGTATTGGTGCTGGGTGAAGGATGGACACGAAAATGTTGGCCGTCCAACTTGGAAAAAAGAACAGATAATCACTTTACGTCCAGGAGAATACATCACCTGTGCTGTTGAAAATTATCCATTAAGTGTCTCTCCTCCATTGT ATGCTCTGGAAGCCCCCAGAGTGCTCTTGAGTAATAAAAGTGATATCTTGGAGGGTGATCTACTGACTCTTACCTGCATAGCTGACACTCCAACATCATCGAGACACCGCTGGTACAAGAAATGCAGAACGTCAGACTGTGAGGTCATGAGATATGGAGAAAAGCTGGTATTCAGCTCCATCCAGTCTTCAGATTCAGCTGAGTATTTTTGTGCTGTGGAGAATGATCTGGGGGAGAAGATGTCGCAATCCGTCGTAATTGATGTGAAAT atgctccAAGGTTCTCTAATTTGCTGGTGAGTCCATCAAATGTCACCGAGGGACAGCCAGTGAATCTTACCTGCAGCAGTGATGCTAACCCAGCTGCTAGCTACACCTGGTACAAGGACCAAACTATGCTTCAGGGTTCAGAAAGAAATTACGTTTTCAATTCCATCCGCGCTGAAGATGGTGGAAGCTTCTACTGCAAGGCCCACAATAAATATGGAAACGTCATCTCTTCACAGGTGGTCGTAGACATCCAAT ATGTTCCTCGGCTACCAAGCATCTCAGCGAGACCCTTTTCTCACGTCAGCATGGGTTTTTCGGTCAGACTGACATGTACCAGTGATGCTAACCCCGCCgctagctacttttggttcaaggacaacgAGGAGTCTCCCAATTCTATGGGGGCTGTCTTCAACATTATCAACTTCCAACTACACAACGAGGGCGCATATCACTGTGAGGCCCGAAACGTCAGGGGAAGCCGGAGGGCCACACTGCTTCTCCGAGAAGAAAATTTTAGGTCATGGTTACAGGGTGCTCTCACAGTGGTAGCTGTACGTTACGCCATAGCCGGCATCCTGCTCATCCTGCTTATAGTCACCGTCCTGCTGTTCTG